From one Anopheles bellator chromosome 1, idAnoBellAS_SP24_06.2, whole genome shotgun sequence genomic stretch:
- the LOC131206655 gene encoding homeodomain-interacting protein kinase 2, with the protein MGAPSNGSKTAHSKVATGGGHANTQTSSKRSSSGADGDYQLVQHEVLYSLSAQYEVLEFLGRGTFGQVVKCWKKGTSDIVAIKILKNHPSYARQGQIEVSILSRLSQENADEFNFVRAFECFQHKNHTCLVFEMLEQNLYDFLKQNKFSPLPLKYIRPILQQVLTALLKLKQLGLIHADLKPENIMLVDPNRQPYRVKVIDFGSASHVSKTVCNTYLQSRYYRAPEIILGLPFCEAIDMWSLGCVVAELFLGWPLYPGSSEYDQIRYISQTQGLPTEHMLNSASKTAKFFYRDVESTYPFWRLKTPEEHEAETNNKSKEARKYIFNCLDDIGQVNVPTDIEGGQLLAEKTDRREFIDLLKRMLTIDQERRITPGEALNHPFTTLAHLVDYAHCNNVKASVQMMEVCRRTDSMIHTYNLSVQPTTATLVTNFVPNTTENMTITFNNQVQRIVRERAPTYDNHLYQIYGGRNVGRQYSNARPDAFQHQLVSSILCPTGYQAMPSPTKHVVVGGTTMQPPLQVPPQQYVNVPVPVSMVEPSSGQRMLLTNAVQPNVAWPQSGRQVAIVPSWSQQPGPAHSLIVDSAPFLKLEGIYPNPHLNIQTSHHEPKKESPVHHLVVRKYSSVSRHDKKESNQLSPVKKRVKENTPPHQRYNSNRSHMCPQYHETGGAVASSSSGSSSNAALGAGSSSSSAFYQQQQQLGPPHSGGSQQSMQAPPVQQTQAQVSAPSHHHHHHHSQQQPQLTSGGSSGGSGHHGHHHQQQQQQHYQPVDSGSMPGSGSSNVHHSSSSATSSSYGGSSMAMGGGNIHHSSGNHHHHQQQQQQPQQQQNGHIHHGGHGHGHHGSSNHGHGGSGGHAAASGGYHAGGSNKQQTITIHDTPSPTAVITISDSEDETPEVKHGASSSSSTKAVHQSSTSCHRNGSGQSSSCRGAGNGGCGVKTSSSSSSLAHNGSSGSGGHQHPQHQQQQQQQQQQYHLQPPAHQHMSVISNTANSGAPCGGSTGSSSRQRKSTAVSSSATTTACVTVGDSDGESERRSPKHQPIKYEQHAGQSQKKRLLAMAQNECLLLPSSSSGQPLHVPKQEPSEFVPYEYPSQQQQQQQQQQQIDKRSSWAPPTMGSSSSSSHYGHKRESSSSYMPSSSSSSSAAAAAAAAAAAAAAAAVGAGSCHGGSIGHAPPPPPHAHAKSTPTGATSWGAPTPAVYRQHQPSANTPLGSSPGAILQQHHHQQQQQQQQDIYAQGDMYRRSAVFVSQAAAPYQTAYNRVVPPPAHNASSRQVRKTPLSTSSPYAMKDTATERFPSFPLQVLPTHPLPAHIQFPTAQYGQFGPLSPAQIANKHHYAWFGE; encoded by the exons ATGGGCGCCCCGTCCAACGGCTCCAAGACGGCACATTCAAAGGTTGCAACCGGAGGAGGTCATGCCAACACGCAGACCTCCAGCAAGCGCTCGAGCAGCGGCGCCGACGGCGACTATCAGCTGGTGCAGCACGAGGTGCTCTACTCACTGTCCGCCCAATATGAG GTTCTAGAGTTTCTCGGCCGTGGCACGTTCGGGCAGGTGGTGAAATGCTGGAAAAAGGGCACCAGCGACATCGTCGCCATCAAGATCCTGAAGAACCACCCGTCGTACGCGCGCCAGGGCCAGATCGAGGTGTCGATCCTGAGCCGCCTCAGCCAGGAGAATGCGGACGAGTTCAACTTCGTGCGGGCGTTCGAGTGCTTCCAGCACAAGAACCACACCTGCCTGGTGTTCGAGATGCTGGAGCAGAACCTGTACGACTTCCTCAAGCAGAACAAGTtctcgccgctgccgctgaaGTACATCAGGCCGATCCTGCAGCAG GTTTTGACGGCGTTGTTGAAACTGAAGCAGCTCGGACTGATCCATGCCGATCTGAAGCCGGAGAACATCATGCTGGTTGATCCCAACCGACAGCCGTATCG GGTGAAGGTGATCGACTTCGGGTCGGCGTCGCACGTCAGCAAAACGGTGTGCAATACGTACCTGCAGTCGCGCTACTATCGTGCTCCGGAGATCATCCTCGGGCTGCCCTTCTGCGAGGCGATCGACATGTGGTCGCTGGGCTGTGTGGTGGCGGAACTGTTCCTGGGTTGGCCCCTGTATCCCGGCTCTTCTGAGTATGATCAAATCAG GTACATATCGCAGACACAGGGTCTCCCGACCGAGCACATGCTGAATAGTGCGAGCAAAACGGCCAAGTTCTTCTACCGGGACGTCGAGTCGACTTACCCGTTCTGGCGGTTGAAAACACCCGAGGAGCACGAGGCGGAAACCAACAACAAGAGCAAGGAGGCGCGCAAGTACATCTTCAACTGCCTGGACGACATCGGGCAGGTGAACGTGCCGACCGACATCGAGGGcggccagctgctggcggagAAGACTGATCGGCGCGAGTTTATCGATCTGCTGAAGCGCATGCTGACGATCGACCAGGAGCGCCGCATAACGCCCGGCGAGGCGCTGAACCACCCGTTCACGACGCTGGCCCATCTGGTCGACTACGCGCACTGCAACAACGTGAAGGCCTCGGTGCAGATGATGGAAGTGTGCCGCCGAACGGACTCCATGATACACAC TTACAACTTGAGTGTGCAACCCACGACGGCCACGCTGGTGACGAACTTTGTGCCGAACACGACGGAGAACATGACGATCACGTTCAACAACCAGGTCCAGCGGATTGTCCGCGAGCGGGCACCCACGTACGACAACCATCTGTACCAGATCTACGGTGGGCGCAACGTGGGTCGGCAGTACAGCAACGCGCGACCCGACGCGTTCCAGCACCAGCTCGTGTCGAGCATCCTGTGTCCGACCGGCTACCAGGCGATGCCGAGTCCGACGAAGCACGTCGTGGTGGGCGGCACCACGATGCAGCCCCCGTTGCAGGTTCCCCCGCAGCAGTACGTGAacgtgccggtgccggtgtcgatGGTGGAACCGTCGTCCGGCCAGCGGATGCTGCTGACCAACGCCGTGCAACCGAACGTGGCCTGGCCCCAATCCGGGCGCCAGGTGGCGATCGTTCCGTCGTGGTCGCAGCAGCCAGGCCCGGCACACTCGCTGATCGTCGACTCGGCCCCGTTCCTGAAACTGGAAGGCATCTACCCCAATCCGCACCTCAACATCCAGACGAGCCACCACGAGCCGAAGAAGGAGTCGCCCGTGCATCATCTGGT TGTTCGTAAATATTCCAGCGTTTCCCGGCACGACAAGAAGGAAAGCAACCAATTGTCGCCGGTTAAGAAACGAGTCAAGGAGAACACGCCGCCGCATCAGCGCTACAACAGCAACCGGAGTCACATGTGTCCCCAGTACCACGAGACGGGCGGTGCAGTAGCTAGTAgcagtagcggcagcagcagcaatgccGCACTCGGGGCCGGATCGTCTTCTTCGTCCGCCTtctatcagcagcagcaacagttggGACCGCCGCACAGTGGTGGCAGTCAGCAGTCGATGCAGGCGCCCCCGGTTCAGCAGACTCAGGCCCAGGTGTCCGCACCgtcccaccatcaccatcatcaccattcgcagcagcaaccgcagctgACGAGTGGCGGaagcagcggtggcagcggtcATCACggacaccaccatcagcagcagcaacagcagcactacCAGCCGGTGGATTCCGGTTCGATGCCGGGCAGTGGATCGAGCAACGTGCACCATTCGTCGTCTTCGGCCACGTCGTCATCGTACGGCGGATCTTCGATGGCAATGGGTGGTGGCAACATCCACCACAGCAGTGGcaatcaccatcaccatcagcagcagcaacagcagccacagcaacagcagaatgGCCACATTCACCACGGTGGCCATGGTCACGGTCATCACGGGTCGTCCAACCACGGCCATGGTGGTAGTGGAGGCCATGCAGCAGCCAGCGGTGGCTATCATGCTGGTGGCAGCAACAAACAGCAGACGATCACAATCCACGATACACCGTCGCCGACGGCGGTCATAACGATTTCGGACAGCGAAGATGAGACACCGGAAGTGAAACACGGtgcgtcgtcatcgtcgtcgacgaagGCAGTGCACCAATCGTCGACAAGCTGCCACCGTAACGGCAGTGGCCAATCGTCCTCGTGTCGTGGTGCCGGCAACGGTGGATGCGGCGTTAAGacgtcctcctcctcttccaGCCTTGCCCACAACGGGTCATCGGGCAGTGGGGGCCACCAAcatccgcagcatcagcagcaacagcagcaacaacaacaacagtaccATCTGCAACCTCCGGCTCACCAGCATATGAGCGTGATCAGTAACACGGCAAATAGTGGAGCTCCCTGCGGTGGTTCCACTGGGAGCAGTAGCCGCCAGCGTAAGTCGACGGCTGTATCGTCCTCGGCGACTACGACGGCCTGTGTCACGGTGGGTGATAGCGATGGTGAGAGCGAGCGGCGCAGTCCCAAACATCAGC CGATCAAGTACGAACAGCATGCGGGACAGTCGCAGAAGAAGCGTCTCCTGGCGATGGCTCAGAACGagtgtttgctgctgccatcATCGTCCTCCGGACAACCGCTGCACGTACCGAAGCAGGAACCGAGTGAGTTCGTCCCGTACGAATATccttcccagcagcagcaacagcaacagcagcagcagcaaatcgaTAAGCGATCGTCTTGGGCCCCTCCAACGATGGgttcttcgtcgtcctcgtcgcatTACGGGCACAAGCGCGAATCGTCCTCGTCGTACATgccttcgtcatcgtcgtcctcttccgcggcagcagcggcagcggccgccgcagcagcagcagcagctgccgccgtTGGTGCAGGCAGTTGCCATGGTGGTTCGATTGGACAcgctccaccgccgccgccccatgCCCATGCTAAGAGCACCCCGACCGGTGCCACTTCCTGGGGTGCCCCGACACCGGCCGTCTATCGTCAGCACCAGCCGAGCGCCAACACTCCGCTCGGTAGCTCGCCGGGCGCCattctgcagcagcaccaccatcagcagcagcaacagcagcaacaggacaTCTACGCCCAGGGCGACATGTACCGTCGATCGGCGGTCTTCGTTTCGCAGGCGGCCGCCCCCTATCAGACCGCTTACAATCGCGTCGTACCGCCGCCGGCGCACAACGCCTCGAGCCGCCAGGTACGCAAGACTCCACTGAGCACCAGCTCGCCGTATGCGATGAAGGACACGGCCACCGAGCGGTTCCCGTCGTTCCCGTTGCAGGTTCTGCCCACGCACCCGCTGCCGGCGCACATCCAGTTCCCCACGGCACAGTACGGCCAGTTTGGACCGCTCAGTCCGGCCCAGATTGCCAACAAACACCACTACGCTTGGTTTGGCGAGTAA